Proteins encoded together in one Terriglobus saanensis SP1PR4 window:
- a CDS encoding cytochrome c oxidase subunit I, protein MSTAHTIVNLPDQRTATLPKVNYINKEHGLLSWLLTADHKRIAMLYLFSITGFFLLGGFFAGMVRFELLTPAGDLMAADTYNKMFTMHGIVMIFLFLVPSVPATLGNFLIPIMIGAKDLAFPRINLLSWYLYLGGGFFTLASLVLGGVDTGWTFTTPLSTHYLNTHVITTATAIFIAGFSSIFTGLNFIVTIHRMRAPGMTWFRLPLFVWANYAASIMMVLGTPVLAIAIVLVALERTVGIGVFDPAKGGDPLLFQHLFWFYSHPAVYIMILPGFGVISEVISTFSRKRVFGYTAVAFSSVAIALFGFFVWAHHMFIMGVSNYSALVFSLLTMLVAVPSAIKIFNWAFTLQKGSITFETPMIYVFGFIGLFTIGGLTGVFLGSLGMDIHLTETYFIVAHFHFVMVGGMLMAFLAGIHFWWPKMTGRMYPEGMSKFAAVTTFIGFILTFFPQFIVGYLGMPRRYHAYPAEYQVLNVLSTAGATVLGVGYMLPLLYLGWSLKYGKIAGNNPWQATGLEWQIQSPPLTENFIEIPIVEQEAYDYEWLAHKTEKEVTTVG, encoded by the coding sequence ATGAGTACCGCACACACGATCGTGAACCTCCCCGATCAGCGGACAGCCACGCTGCCCAAGGTGAATTACATCAACAAGGAGCATGGCCTCCTCAGCTGGTTGCTCACGGCTGACCACAAGCGCATCGCCATGCTTTATCTGTTCTCGATCACGGGTTTCTTCCTGCTCGGCGGCTTCTTTGCCGGCATGGTCCGTTTCGAGTTGCTCACACCGGCAGGCGATCTCATGGCGGCGGACACCTATAACAAGATGTTCACGATGCACGGTATCGTGATGATCTTCCTGTTCCTGGTGCCTTCCGTTCCGGCAACGCTGGGTAACTTCCTGATTCCGATTATGATCGGCGCGAAGGATCTTGCCTTCCCGCGTATCAATCTTCTGAGCTGGTACCTGTACCTGGGCGGTGGTTTCTTCACACTCGCTTCGCTCGTGCTCGGCGGCGTCGATACCGGCTGGACCTTCACCACGCCCCTCTCGACGCACTACCTGAACACCCATGTCATCACCACGGCGACGGCGATCTTCATCGCGGGCTTCTCTTCCATCTTCACCGGTCTGAACTTCATCGTGACCATTCACCGCATGCGCGCTCCGGGCATGACCTGGTTCCGCCTCCCGCTCTTCGTCTGGGCGAACTATGCGGCGTCCATCATGATGGTGCTCGGTACACCGGTTCTCGCGATTGCGATTGTTCTCGTCGCTCTGGAGCGCACGGTAGGCATCGGCGTCTTCGATCCGGCCAAGGGCGGAGATCCCCTGCTCTTCCAGCATCTCTTCTGGTTCTACTCGCATCCGGCCGTGTACATCATGATTCTGCCGGGCTTCGGTGTCATCTCCGAGGTGATCTCGACCTTCAGCCGTAAGCGTGTCTTCGGATACACGGCCGTCGCGTTCTCTTCGGTGGCCATCGCGCTCTTCGGCTTCTTCGTTTGGGCCCATCACATGTTCATCATGGGCGTGTCGAACTATTCGGCCCTCGTCTTCTCTCTGCTGACGATGCTTGTTGCCGTACCTTCGGCCATCAAGATCTTCAACTGGGCGTTCACGTTGCAGAAGGGTTCCATCACCTTCGAGACCCCGATGATCTACGTCTTCGGTTTCATCGGCCTCTTCACCATCGGCGGTCTGACGGGCGTCTTCCTCGGTTCGTTGGGTATGGACATCCATCTCACGGAGACCTACTTCATCGTTGCCCACTTCCATTTCGTGATGGTCGGTGGCATGTTGATGGCGTTCCTCGCGGGTATTCACTTCTGGTGGCCCAAGATGACCGGCCGCATGTATCCGGAAGGCATGTCCAAGTTTGCGGCCGTTACCACCTTCATCGGCTTCATCCTGACCTTCTTCCCCCAGTTCATCGTCGGCTACCTCGGTATGCCCCGACGCTACCATGCCTACCCGGCTGAGTATCAGGTCCTCAACGTACTCTCGACTGCCGGTGCAACCGTCCTCGGCGTCGGATATATGTTGCCCCTCCTGTACCTGGGATGGAGCCTGAAGTACGGCAAGATTGCAGGCAACAATCCCTGGCAGGCGACCGGTCTTGAGTGGCAGATCCAGTCCCCGCCGTTGACCGAGAACTTTATCGAGATCCCGATTGTCGAGCAGGAAGCCTACGACTACGAGTGGCTCGCGCACAAGACTGAAAAAGAGGTAACGACCGTTGGCTGA
- the coxB gene encoding cytochrome c oxidase subunit II — translation MGISPVLWQFLTKWLTSSALWPREASTVAGQADALYIFLWLMTLVGMALVLTLLVVFSIKYRKEKHPNAIQIEGSTLLEATWTIIPLGIFLFCFVWGAWLYFRIYNPPADSMNIYIVGKQWMWKAEHPGGQHEINALHVPMGRNVQLTMISQDVFHSYSIPEFRVKREVIPGRYTTVWFNATAAGTYHLFCTQYCGTLHSGMVGDIVVMTPSDYQAWVDSSTSGMSLAQNGERLFASMGCSQCHTGDAAARGPNLAGIHGAKLKMDDGSTQLVTDGFLRDAILNPSAHLPAGFKPIMPTYQGQISEEGMIDLVEYIKGLKTNYRVQQTLGTSQSNQAAPSASGTVIP, via the coding sequence ATGGGTATCAGTCCAGTACTTTGGCAGTTTCTTACAAAGTGGCTCACCTCCTCGGCTCTGTGGCCGCGCGAGGCGTCGACGGTCGCAGGCCAGGCAGATGCCTTGTACATCTTCCTTTGGCTCATGACCCTCGTGGGCATGGCCCTGGTCCTCACCCTCCTCGTCGTCTTCTCCATCAAGTACCGCAAGGAGAAGCACCCCAACGCGATTCAGATTGAAGGCTCCACGCTTCTGGAAGCGACCTGGACCATCATTCCTCTTGGCATCTTTCTCTTCTGCTTCGTTTGGGGCGCATGGCTGTACTTCCGTATCTACAATCCGCCAGCCGATTCGATGAACATCTACATCGTCGGTAAGCAGTGGATGTGGAAGGCGGAGCATCCGGGCGGACAGCACGAGATCAACGCGCTGCACGTTCCCATGGGACGCAATGTGCAGCTCACCATGATCTCGCAGGACGTCTTCCACTCCTATTCGATCCCGGAGTTCCGCGTAAAGCGTGAAGTGATCCCGGGCCGCTACACTACGGTCTGGTTCAACGCCACAGCCGCGGGCACCTATCATCTCTTCTGCACCCAGTACTGCGGCACTCTGCACTCAGGCATGGTTGGTGACATCGTTGTGATGACTCCGTCCGATTACCAGGCATGGGTCGATTCCTCCACCAGCGGTATGAGCCTGGCGCAGAATGGCGAACGCCTTTTTGCCTCCATGGGCTGCTCCCAATGCCATACGGGCGATGCCGCCGCGCGCGGACCGAACCTCGCGGGCATCCATGGCGCTAAACTGAAGATGGACGATGGAAGTACGCAGCTGGTTACGGACGGCTTCCTTCGTGACGCGATTTTGAACCCCTCGGCGCACCTTCCCGCGGGATTCAAGCCAATCATGCCGACCTACCAGGGACAGATCTCGGAAGAAGGCATGATCGACCTCGTCGAGTACATCAAAGGACTTAAGACCAACTACCGCGTGCAGCAGACACTCGGTACCTCGCAATCGAACCAAGCGGCGCCCAGCGCGTCAGGAACGGTGATCCCATGA
- the secF gene encoding protein translocase subunit SecF, producing MELFREVNIDWLSKKWYLLSFSLVFSVAGILSMLFWHGVPRGVDFKGGTLVYVSFPSTPNEDHLRSALDKADVKDFRLQRISGNMGAAANEEVIAVPEMADANHDAARQSIEAALTNNYKDSGFRVEQTDIVGPTAGKQLTRQAGWAILWSLAGMLIYLWFRFELIYGAAAVVAVFHDTLITIGAFSLTNQEITLTVVAAILTLVGYSMNDTIVVFDRIRENLQTMRKADLSTVVNKSINQTLSRTVLSSGLTFLTVLSLYLFGGEVLHGFSFALVVGILIGTYSSIAVAAPMLVAYQDWRASKGKAITLPGAKVRA from the coding sequence GAGCATGCTGTTCTGGCACGGCGTGCCGCGCGGTGTGGACTTCAAGGGCGGCACGCTCGTCTACGTTTCCTTTCCCTCGACGCCGAATGAGGACCATCTTCGTTCGGCGCTGGACAAGGCCGACGTAAAGGACTTCCGCCTTCAGCGCATCAGCGGCAATATGGGCGCGGCAGCAAACGAAGAGGTGATCGCAGTCCCCGAGATGGCGGATGCGAACCACGACGCCGCTCGCCAGTCCATCGAAGCAGCGCTCACGAACAACTACAAGGATTCAGGCTTCCGCGTAGAGCAGACGGACATCGTTGGACCCACCGCTGGCAAGCAGCTGACGCGGCAGGCAGGATGGGCCATTCTGTGGTCGCTGGCAGGCATGCTGATCTACCTCTGGTTCCGCTTCGAGCTGATCTATGGCGCGGCCGCTGTCGTCGCCGTCTTCCATGACACGCTGATTACGATCGGCGCCTTCTCCCTGACCAACCAGGAGATCACGCTGACCGTAGTCGCCGCGATCCTGACGCTCGTCGGTTACTCCATGAACGACACGATCGTCGTCTTCGACCGCATCCGCGAAAACCTGCAGACGATGCGTAAGGCCGACCTGAGCACCGTGGTGAACAAGAGCATCAATCAGACACTGAGCCGGACGGTCCTAAGCTCCGGCCTGACGTTCCTGACCGTCCTTTCGCTCTACCTCTTCGGCGGCGAAGTGCTGCATGGCTTCTCGTTCGCACTAGTGGTAGGCATCCTGATCGGAACCTACTCCTCGATCGCTGTAGCGGCACCGATGCTGGTGGCGTATCAGGACTGGCGTGCAAGCAAGGGCAAGGCGATTACCCTGCCTGGAGCGAAGGTTCGCGCTTAG
- a CDS encoding cytochrome C oxidase subunit IV family protein — translation MSDTKVSTKHDPHTSEHHDPANVTNPEHAEHHIVGPATYLGIFAILMVGTILTVVASKLPLGIFTAPVALAIAVTKAVFVVLFFMHVKYSTRLVKLTVAAGFFTFSILVIMSMSDYISRAWGQW, via the coding sequence ATGAGCGATACCAAAGTAAGCACCAAGCACGACCCGCACACCTCGGAGCATCACGACCCGGCGAATGTGACCAACCCGGAGCATGCCGAACATCACATCGTTGGACCGGCCACATACCTCGGTATCTTCGCGATCCTGATGGTCGGCACCATCCTCACGGTGGTTGCGTCCAAGCTGCCGCTGGGCATCTTTACCGCGCCTGTAGCGCTGGCTATCGCAGTGACGAAAGCTGTCTTCGTCGTGCTCTTCTTCATGCACGTCAAGTACAGCACCCGCCTGGTCAAGCTCACCGTGGCCGCTGGCTTCTTTACCTTTTCTATTCTTGTGATCATGAGTATGAGCGACTATATCTCCCGCGCCTGGGGACAGTGGTAG
- a CDS encoding cytochrome c oxidase subunit 3 family protein: MADHALTHDEVVAPHGVHEHPFYQKHHFETAEQQREAAGFGMWLFLLTEIMFFGGLFMAYLLYRNWYYDAFVAGSNTLSLSLGLINTIVLIGSSLTMAMAVWSAEVRKQGALVMYLVATIVLGCVFLGIKTVEYKEKFELHHVPGASFDISEFVHPTDKAEKPLPVDMANKTQIYFSLYFAMTGVHAFHMIIGLGMLIYFVVKARQGLYTTGYVQPIENFGLYWHFVDIVWIFLFPLLYLINRH, from the coding sequence TTGGCTGATCACGCGCTCACACACGACGAGGTTGTCGCGCCCCACGGCGTGCACGAACATCCGTTCTATCAGAAGCACCACTTTGAGACGGCGGAGCAGCAGCGCGAAGCCGCAGGCTTCGGCATGTGGCTCTTCCTGCTCACGGAAATCATGTTCTTCGGTGGCCTCTTCATGGCCTACCTGCTCTATCGCAACTGGTACTACGACGCCTTCGTTGCGGGTTCCAATACGCTTAGCCTTTCGCTCGGCCTGATCAACACCATCGTCCTCATCGGCTCTTCGCTGACGATGGCCATGGCCGTTTGGTCCGCCGAGGTCCGCAAGCAGGGCGCGCTGGTGATGTATCTTGTCGCCACCATCGTCCTGGGCTGCGTCTTCCTTGGCATCAAAACTGTTGAGTACAAGGAAAAGTTTGAACTGCACCACGTCCCCGGAGCCAGCTTCGATATCTCCGAGTTCGTCCACCCGACCGATAAGGCTGAGAAGCCCCTGCCCGTCGACATGGCGAACAAGACGCAGATCTACTTCTCGCTCTACTTTGCCATGACCGGCGTCCATGCCTTCCATATGATCATCGGTCTCGGCATGCTGATCTACTTCGTCGTCAAGGCGCGGCAGGGTCTGTACACCACGGGATATGTCCAACCGATTGAGAACTTTGGCCTTTACTGGCATTTCGTCGATATCGTATGGATCTTCCTCTTCCCGCTGTTGTATCTGATCAACCGGCACTAA